Proteins encoded within one genomic window of Prauserella marina:
- a CDS encoding NUDIX hydrolase, which yields MPTHSWSPPPVLLAVDLVILTLRGGELHVLLVERGIEPFAGHQALPGGFLNNASEDIVAAAHRELYEEAGLDAGRLYLEQLGAYGAPGRDPRGRVVSVAYLAIAPGLPEPEPGTDAADADWAPVAAVMCGDLSVAFDHRQIVADGLERARDKLERFPLATAFCPERFTITDLQQVYEAVWGTRLDARNFARKVHALPGFIVAEPSTRRMTRGRPAQLFRAGPNTVLSPPLARPAGSMTHEGDV from the coding sequence ATGCCGACTCACTCCTGGTCGCCACCTCCGGTTCTGCTGGCGGTGGATCTGGTCATCCTGACCCTGCGCGGCGGCGAACTCCATGTGTTGCTGGTGGAGCGGGGCATCGAACCATTCGCGGGACATCAGGCTCTGCCTGGCGGATTTCTGAACAACGCGAGCGAAGACATCGTGGCCGCGGCACACCGGGAGCTATACGAAGAAGCCGGCCTGGATGCAGGACGACTCTATCTGGAGCAGCTCGGCGCCTACGGTGCGCCAGGGCGCGATCCTCGCGGCCGCGTTGTATCGGTGGCCTATCTGGCGATCGCACCCGGCTTGCCAGAGCCGGAGCCTGGGACCGACGCTGCCGATGCCGATTGGGCGCCAGTCGCCGCCGTGATGTGCGGCGATCTCTCGGTCGCCTTCGATCATAGACAAATCGTGGCCGACGGACTGGAACGTGCGCGCGACAAGCTGGAGCGTTTCCCGTTGGCGACGGCATTCTGCCCCGAGCGGTTCACAATCACGGACCTGCAACAAGTATACGAGGCGGTATGGGGAACCCGATTGGATGCGCGCAACTTCGCTCGCAAAGTCCACGCGCTGCCCGGTTTCATCGTCGCTGAACCATCGACTCGTCGGATGACGAGGGGTCGCCCGGCGCAGTTGTTTCGTGCTGGACCGAACACGGTTCTGTCACCTCCGTTGGCCAGGCCCGCGGGATCGATGACCCATGAGGGGGATGTGTGA
- a CDS encoding 5'-methylthioadenosine/S-adenosylhomocysteine nucleosidase — translation MVVLTALDSEYVAVRRRLSELRVHRHERGTRFEIGTLAEISGRIVLAQVGKGNQATAVLTERAIQRFDPAAVLFVGVAGALWDSTQLGDIVVATHVYAYHGGTSEDDGLKARPRAWEAPHGLSQLATHLSRTGCWAKNLPTDRPAPRVHFGPIAAGEVVQNSRLSAEAAWIRQHYNDAIAIEMEAAGLAQAGHLNNAPVAVVRGISDFADGGKTSEADARWQPHAVDNAAAFALHLAQELITEREQPTMNDPEPSLPRGSTHNTGTGQVGIQANQVFGSTVYFGGGPPSITPADLSSELRELRSSVDRSHANGTLDDPTYKDARTQLDTATSALESTSTPEGASTFVLALKRLRGLTSDIGEIVTKIAAIIAAVNGLS, via the coding sequence GTGGTCGTTCTCACCGCGTTGGACTCCGAATATGTCGCGGTCCGCCGTCGGTTGTCGGAACTGCGGGTACACCGTCATGAACGTGGTACACGATTCGAAATCGGAACCCTAGCTGAGATTTCTGGCCGGATCGTGCTGGCGCAAGTTGGTAAAGGCAATCAAGCAACAGCAGTCTTGACAGAGCGAGCGATTCAGCGATTCGATCCGGCAGCAGTGCTGTTCGTCGGAGTGGCCGGAGCATTGTGGGACTCCACTCAGCTCGGTGACATCGTCGTGGCGACCCACGTGTACGCCTACCACGGCGGGACCAGCGAGGATGACGGACTCAAGGCTCGACCTCGCGCGTGGGAAGCTCCACACGGACTCAGCCAGCTGGCCACGCACCTCAGTCGCACCGGCTGCTGGGCAAAGAACCTGCCAACGGACAGACCAGCACCGCGCGTGCACTTCGGCCCCATCGCGGCAGGGGAAGTCGTGCAGAACTCCCGCCTCTCAGCCGAAGCCGCATGGATACGCCAGCACTACAACGACGCGATCGCCATCGAAATGGAAGCAGCCGGCCTGGCTCAAGCCGGACACCTCAATAACGCACCGGTCGCCGTCGTGCGCGGCATCAGCGACTTCGCCGACGGCGGCAAGACATCCGAAGCCGACGCACGCTGGCAACCTCACGCGGTCGACAACGCGGCCGCCTTCGCCCTGCACCTCGCTCAGGAATTAATCACCGAACGGGAGCAGCCCACGATGAACGATCCCGAACCCTCACTACCCCGCGGCAGCACGCACAACACCGGGACCGGGCAAGTCGGTATCCAAGCCAACCAAGTCTTCGGCAGCACTGTCTATTTCGGAGGAGGCCCGCCGTCGATCACGCCTGCAGATCTGAGCAGCGAGTTGCGTGAGCTCCGCAGCAGCGTGGACCGTAGCCACGCCAACGGCACGCTCGACGACCCCACATACAAGGACGCGCGAACTCAACTGGATACAGCCACGTCTGCACTTGAATCCACCAGCACACCGGAGGGAGCAAGCACATTCGTACTCGCCCTCAAACGCTTGCGCGGACTGACCTCCGATATCGGTGAGATCGTCACCAAGATCGCCGCGATCATCGCGGCTGTGAACGGGCTATCGTGA
- a CDS encoding M23 family metallopeptidase, translating to MAASIDMEYPFSGSWLVRNSPADRVPSHGTTLFATSYAIDFVPVGDTGRTAPVTLGSLLRPEAPEKFPGFGWPVSSPVEGIVVAVHDSEADHPAYRGLPSIGYALTQRRRAEAGWTALAGNHVLIESDGIVVALCHLQRGTAEVRPGQRVRIADVVGRCGNSGNSTEPHLHVQAVDSRDVEHADAVRLTFNGSLPRNGEIVVRESHAH from the coding sequence ATGGCTGCGTCCATCGACATGGAGTACCCGTTCTCCGGCAGCTGGCTGGTCCGGAACAGCCCCGCCGACCGGGTGCCCAGTCACGGTACGACCCTGTTCGCCACGTCCTACGCGATCGACTTCGTGCCCGTCGGCGACACCGGACGCACGGCGCCGGTGACGCTCGGCTCCCTTCTCCGGCCGGAAGCACCCGAGAAGTTCCCCGGCTTCGGGTGGCCGGTTTCGTCGCCTGTCGAGGGGATTGTCGTGGCCGTGCACGACAGCGAAGCCGACCATCCGGCGTATCGCGGCCTGCCCTCGATCGGATACGCGCTGACCCAGCGCCGCCGAGCCGAGGCCGGCTGGACAGCGCTCGCCGGTAACCACGTGCTGATCGAGAGCGACGGCATCGTGGTCGCCCTGTGTCACCTTCAACGCGGCACCGCCGAGGTTCGACCGGGGCAACGAGTGCGAATCGCCGACGTGGTCGGCCGCTGCGGGAATTCCGGCAACAGCACCGAGCCGCACCTTCACGTGCAAGCGGTCGACAGCCGCGACGTCGAGCATGCCGACGCCGTGCGCTTGACGTTCAACGGATCGCTACCGCGCAATGGCGAGATCGTCGTCCGCGAAAGCCATGCCCATTGA
- a CDS encoding saccharopine dehydrogenase NADP-binding domain-containing protein, with translation MRRVVILGGYGAVGREVVAGLLGHVPDVVVAGRDLAKAGTVAGATPLRLDLRDDDLSLLDADAVVMCADQENVRGARACLARGVHYVDVSADHKVLTGIGELHNLAVEHEATAVLSVGLVPGVTNLLARSLNGDDTDIGVLLGLGEHHGPSAVRWTLDALGDVGESWRMRFPAPYGERVVHGFPFSDQFTLPGKVRTGLCLDSRAMSAFLPRIGKFRHAKPLSWLLRNVHFGRDGFAVAAASNGKVMAFSGRRQSRATGLVAAMVVRRLAGMSPGVQHIENAVGTDFLPELADHGFNLDEYQTR, from the coding sequence GTGAGACGGGTGGTGATTCTGGGCGGCTACGGGGCGGTGGGCCGCGAAGTGGTCGCCGGGTTGCTCGGCCATGTTCCGGACGTCGTCGTCGCGGGCCGCGATCTTGCCAAGGCAGGCACGGTGGCCGGAGCGACCCCACTCCGGCTCGACCTGCGGGACGACGACCTGTCCCTGCTCGACGCCGACGCTGTCGTCATGTGCGCCGATCAGGAGAACGTCCGCGGCGCGCGCGCCTGCCTCGCTCGCGGTGTCCACTACGTCGACGTGTCAGCCGACCACAAGGTGCTCACGGGAATCGGGGAGCTTCACAATCTTGCCGTCGAGCACGAGGCGACAGCTGTACTGAGTGTCGGTCTCGTGCCTGGCGTCACGAACCTCTTGGCGCGCTCCCTGAATGGCGATGACACGGACATCGGAGTGCTGTTGGGCCTCGGCGAACACCATGGCCCCTCAGCGGTGCGATGGACCCTCGACGCGCTCGGCGATGTCGGGGAATCCTGGCGCATGCGGTTTCCGGCTCCCTACGGAGAGCGTGTCGTTCACGGTTTCCCTTTCTCCGACCAGTTCACGTTGCCCGGCAAGGTACGTACGGGCCTGTGCCTTGATTCGCGTGCCATGAGCGCGTTTCTCCCCCGCATCGGGAAGTTCCGGCACGCCAAGCCGCTGAGCTGGCTGCTGCGCAATGTCCACTTCGGTCGTGACGGGTTCGCGGTTGCCGCCGCTTCCAACGGAAAAGTCATGGCGTTCAGCGGTCGGCGGCAAAGCCGGGCGACCGGTTTGGTCGCGGCGATGGTCGTCCGCCGACTTGCCGGAATGTCTCCCGGCGTTCAGCACATCGAAAACGCCGTCGGCACCGACTTCCTCCCGGAACTGGCCGACCACGGATTCAACCTCGACGAATACCAAACCCGGTGA
- a CDS encoding PIG-L deacetylase family protein, producing the protein MPLSALPEESFQRVLCVVAHPDDMEYGTSAAVARWTARGIRVGYLLLTRGEAGMPNPPEETARLRVAEQRAACAAVGVEDLTVLEHPDGVLVYSLDLRRDICREIRRFKPDVVLGGGTDIDTPHGFEQADHRAAGLATLDALRDADNRWVFPEQVDDEGLEPHSVRWFLVPGLAGSGATHGVDVTGEPLRRGVASLEAHAAYLAALPEHPAPADFIPMFTAMSGKAMGVEHAVLFRARDLQAPPEFNSETTQD; encoded by the coding sequence ATGCCACTGTCTGCTCTTCCCGAGGAGTCTTTCCAGCGCGTGCTCTGCGTCGTGGCGCACCCAGACGACATGGAGTACGGCACGTCCGCGGCCGTCGCCCGCTGGACCGCGCGCGGCATTCGGGTTGGCTATCTCCTGCTCACCCGTGGTGAGGCCGGTATGCCGAATCCTCCCGAGGAAACGGCGCGTCTGCGCGTCGCCGAGCAGCGCGCCGCCTGTGCCGCCGTCGGGGTCGAGGACCTGACCGTGCTCGAACATCCCGATGGTGTGCTCGTCTACAGCCTCGACCTGAGACGGGACATTTGCAGGGAGATCCGCCGGTTCAAGCCCGATGTCGTGCTCGGCGGTGGGACCGATATCGACACGCCACACGGTTTCGAACAGGCCGATCACCGTGCGGCCGGGCTGGCGACGCTCGATGCGCTGCGCGACGCGGACAACCGGTGGGTTTTCCCTGAACAGGTCGATGACGAAGGACTCGAACCGCACTCGGTGCGCTGGTTCCTCGTTCCCGGGCTCGCCGGTTCCGGTGCGACCCACGGCGTCGACGTCACGGGTGAACCGCTGCGCCGCGGCGTCGCCTCGCTTGAGGCGCACGCCGCGTACCTGGCCGCGCTGCCGGAGCATCCCGCTCCCGCTGACTTCATCCCGATGTTCACCGCGATGAGCGGCAAAGCCATGGGCGTCGAGCACGCCGTCCTGTTTCGCGCCCGTGATTTGCAGGCACCGCCCGAGTTCAACTCCGAAACAACGCAGGACTGA
- a CDS encoding ABC transporter substrate-binding protein yields the protein MASGALLLGACGGQDEATPDAAAGGGGEGYPKTIEHAMGTTTIETKPQRVVAMDPSFADAALLLEADLVGYAQYRVDPDNPFPDYLGDIDGAVADSVNVGTTAEPDLEKVLELDADLIISAKVRHEAFYDQLSRFAPTVFSESTGPTWKENVVLLGDALGKKDKAEELVESYHQRAAAVGKEILAKQPDLTYSFVRFAGEDTARLYSSNSFIGEIMADMGIPRPEGAPDTEEEIFVPLSSEQILNADARLIMVSAYTPPGAEGEASKDQRADFEGNPLWGRLSGDVLAVDDEPFVLSVSIQGAHASITTLAEHFGVDPQLP from the coding sequence ATGGCAAGCGGGGCATTGCTTCTGGGCGCGTGCGGCGGACAGGACGAAGCGACACCCGATGCCGCGGCGGGCGGTGGCGGCGAGGGCTATCCGAAAACCATCGAGCACGCCATGGGAACCACGACGATCGAGACGAAGCCCCAGCGAGTCGTCGCGATGGATCCCAGCTTCGCCGATGCCGCGCTACTGCTGGAAGCCGATCTCGTCGGCTACGCCCAGTATCGCGTTGATCCGGACAATCCCTTCCCTGACTATCTCGGCGACATCGACGGCGCGGTTGCCGATTCGGTCAACGTCGGCACCACCGCCGAACCCGACCTCGAAAAGGTACTCGAACTCGACGCCGACCTCATCATCTCCGCGAAGGTGCGGCACGAGGCGTTCTACGACCAGCTTTCCCGGTTCGCGCCAACGGTCTTCTCCGAAAGCACGGGCCCGACGTGGAAGGAAAACGTCGTACTGCTCGGCGACGCGCTCGGCAAGAAGGACAAGGCCGAGGAACTTGTCGAGAGTTATCACCAGCGCGCGGCCGCGGTGGGCAAGGAAATCCTTGCCAAGCAACCGGATCTCACGTATTCGTTCGTCCGGTTCGCGGGCGAGGACACGGCCCGGTTGTACTCCAGCAACTCCTTCATCGGCGAGATCATGGCCGACATGGGCATTCCCCGCCCTGAGGGCGCACCGGACACCGAGGAGGAAATCTTCGTTCCGCTGTCGTCAGAGCAGATCCTCAACGCCGACGCGAGGCTGATCATGGTCTCCGCCTATACGCCACCGGGAGCGGAAGGCGAGGCGAGTAAGGATCAGCGGGCCGACTTCGAAGGGAATCCCCTGTGGGGAAGGCTTTCCGGTGATGTCCTCGCCGTCGACGACGAGCCCTTCGTGCTCTCCGTGAGCATCCAGGGCGCGCACGCGTCCATCACCACGCTGGCCGAGCACTTCGGAGTTGACCCGCAGCTTCCCTGA
- a CDS encoding FecCD family ABC transporter permease: MTLDTGTGHDLSGIGSTRSAVVGRSPWVTAGIPAAAVLAAVVASICLGSSPSTLAEVWHAIVTPTGTDMDVTIRELRWPRTLTGIAAGACLGVAGLLTQGHTRNAVADPGLLGINQGAALAIVAATFTFGGLSVYTQATLAFFGALLASVVVFLIGTAARHGATPITLVLSGAAVTALCGGVVTGLTLLDEASLDTLRFWQVGSLAARSNVIDSLWPFVLAGLLLAVLNIGALNTLALGEDVARSLGTSVLAARSTGIAAITLLAGCAVTMAGPIAFAGLVVPHLARAVAGGDYRRSLPAAAAIGVGLVLVADTAGRLIARPGELSVGVVLAVIGAPFFVLLARRRRMVTV, translated from the coding sequence GTGACGCTCGACACCGGGACAGGGCACGACCTCTCCGGCATCGGGAGCACGCGATCGGCGGTCGTCGGCCGCTCGCCATGGGTCACGGCCGGTATTCCGGCCGCCGCCGTGCTGGCCGCCGTCGTCGCGAGTATCTGCCTCGGCAGCAGTCCTTCGACATTGGCCGAGGTTTGGCACGCGATCGTCACGCCGACGGGAACCGACATGGATGTGACGATCCGCGAACTCAGGTGGCCTCGCACGCTCACCGGGATCGCGGCCGGAGCCTGCCTCGGCGTCGCCGGTCTGCTGACCCAGGGCCATACCCGCAACGCGGTGGCCGATCCGGGGCTGCTCGGCATCAATCAGGGCGCCGCGCTCGCGATCGTCGCCGCGACGTTCACCTTCGGCGGGCTTTCGGTCTACACGCAAGCGACGCTGGCGTTCTTCGGCGCGCTACTCGCCAGCGTCGTGGTGTTCCTGATCGGCACCGCGGCCAGGCACGGCGCAACGCCCATCACGCTGGTGTTGTCAGGGGCGGCCGTCACGGCTCTGTGCGGCGGTGTGGTGACCGGATTGACGTTGCTGGACGAGGCTTCTCTCGACACCTTGCGTTTCTGGCAGGTGGGTTCGCTGGCCGCGCGGTCGAACGTCATCGACTCGCTGTGGCCGTTCGTGCTCGCGGGTTTGCTGCTCGCGGTACTGAACATCGGCGCGCTGAACACGCTCGCGCTCGGCGAGGACGTCGCCCGCTCGCTGGGCACCTCCGTGCTGGCCGCGAGGAGCACGGGCATCGCGGCGATCACGCTGCTCGCCGGATGCGCGGTCACGATGGCGGGCCCGATCGCCTTCGCCGGGCTCGTGGTTCCGCATCTGGCAAGGGCCGTGGCGGGCGGCGACTATCGCCGTTCGCTACCGGCCGCCGCGGCCATCGGCGTCGGCCTCGTGCTCGTCGCCGACACCGCGGGCAGGCTCATCGCGAGGCCGGGCGAGTTGTCGGTGGGGGTGGTGCTCGCCGTGATCGGGGCGCCATTCTTCGTGCTTCTCGCACGACGGCGCCGGATGGTGACCGTATGA
- a CDS encoding FecCD family ABC transporter permease, translating into MSPGADTPLAPARVLRAGPVSIMVRPRAVAVGVSLAVLCLLAAAVHLANGGTALPVDAVARALLGDDSNRLVYLAVTELRAPRTLAAIIAGACLAAAGALTQTVARNPLASPDILGVTAGSSLGAVSVVVLAGGGAAGLSGMAGNVSLPVAAFAGGVLAGALVYLLALSRSIDSYRLVLVGLGINGLAVSLTTWMLTLGDVTNAAQALTWMSGSLNGKDWPLVEPMAVLGAVLLAAALVLGRRSALLTLDDDVTTGLGVRVGLLRLAAFGLAALLASTGVVVAGPLVFVALASPQIARLITGSVTPPILPSALVGIVFVLIADTVAANALPVSLPAGVATAVLGGPYLIFLVLRYQRRLA; encoded by the coding sequence ATGAGCCCCGGCGCTGACACTCCCCTCGCACCCGCGCGCGTCCTGCGGGCCGGCCCGGTGTCGATAATGGTCAGACCTCGCGCGGTGGCGGTGGGAGTGTCGCTGGCGGTGCTGTGCCTGCTGGCCGCCGCCGTCCACCTTGCCAATGGGGGCACGGCGCTACCCGTCGACGCGGTCGCGCGCGCCTTGCTCGGCGACGACTCGAACCGGCTGGTGTATCTCGCGGTCACGGAACTGCGGGCACCGCGCACGCTGGCCGCGATCATCGCGGGTGCCTGCCTCGCCGCGGCGGGCGCGCTCACCCAGACCGTGGCGCGCAACCCGCTCGCCAGCCCGGACATCCTTGGCGTGACGGCCGGTTCCTCACTGGGCGCGGTATCGGTGGTCGTGCTCGCCGGAGGCGGCGCGGCTGGACTCAGCGGCATGGCCGGCAACGTCAGCCTTCCGGTGGCGGCGTTCGCGGGTGGTGTCCTCGCCGGAGCACTCGTCTACCTGCTGGCACTGTCCCGGTCCATCGACAGTTACCGGCTCGTGCTGGTGGGCCTCGGCATCAACGGGCTCGCGGTGAGCCTGACGACCTGGATGCTCACCCTCGGCGACGTGACCAACGCGGCCCAGGCCCTCACCTGGATGTCCGGTTCGCTCAACGGCAAGGATTGGCCGCTGGTCGAACCGATGGCCGTGCTGGGGGCGGTGTTGCTCGCCGCCGCGCTCGTGCTGGGACGGCGCTCGGCACTGCTCACCCTCGACGACGATGTGACGACCGGTCTCGGTGTCCGGGTCGGCCTGCTGCGGCTCGCGGCTTTCGGGCTGGCGGCGCTTCTCGCGTCGACGGGCGTGGTCGTCGCGGGTCCGCTGGTGTTCGTCGCGCTGGCCAGCCCGCAGATCGCGAGGCTGATCACCGGATCGGTCACTCCCCCGATACTCCCGTCGGCGCTCGTGGGCATCGTGTTCGTCCTGATCGCCGACACGGTCGCGGCCAACGCGCTTCCGGTGTCGCTTCCGGCGGGCGTGGCCACCGCGGTACTGGGCGGGCCCTATCTCATCTTCCTTGTCCTGCGATACCAAAGGAGACTCGCGTGA
- a CDS encoding ABC transporter ATP-binding protein: MSRNGTTPTLRADNLTLGYDGADIITDLTFTVPAGRVTSIIGPNGCGKSTLLRGLGRLLRPRSGTVVLDGKPITAQSTRQVARRIGILPQSPAAPSGLTVADLVSRGRHPRQRWYEQFSILDEKALRHALESTGMAELAGALLEELSGGQRQRAWIAMILAQETDILLLDEPTTFLDLAHQVDLLELVVRMNREHDRTIVMVLHDISLAARYSDHLVAMKAGAIVTQGAPDQVVTTDLLHDVFGLRADVVTEPAEGRPHVIPLGSG; this comes from the coding sequence GTGAGCCGCAACGGCACGACACCGACACTGCGCGCGGACAACCTGACCCTCGGCTACGACGGCGCCGACATCATCACCGACCTGACCTTCACGGTGCCCGCCGGCCGCGTGACGTCGATCATCGGCCCCAACGGCTGCGGCAAGTCGACGTTGCTGCGCGGGCTGGGCCGGTTGCTCAGACCGCGTTCCGGCACGGTCGTTCTCGACGGCAAGCCGATCACCGCCCAGTCGACGAGGCAGGTGGCGCGCCGGATCGGCATCCTGCCCCAGTCTCCGGCTGCCCCTTCGGGACTCACCGTCGCCGATCTGGTTTCCAGGGGCCGCCATCCCCGGCAGCGCTGGTACGAACAATTCTCGATCCTCGACGAGAAAGCGCTCCGGCACGCGCTGGAAAGCACCGGCATGGCCGAATTGGCAGGTGCTCTGCTTGAGGAATTGTCGGGAGGGCAACGGCAACGGGCCTGGATCGCGATGATTCTGGCGCAGGAGACCGACATTCTGTTGCTGGACGAGCCGACGACGTTCCTGGATCTCGCTCACCAAGTGGACCTGCTGGAACTCGTCGTACGCATGAATCGCGAGCACGACCGGACCATCGTCATGGTGTTGCACGACATTTCGCTTGCCGCCCGCTACAGCGACCACCTCGTCGCGATGAAGGCCGGTGCCATCGTGACCCAAGGCGCCCCGGACCAGGTCGTGACGACCGACCTTTTGCACGATGTCTTCGGCCTGCGTGCCGATGTGGTGACCGAACCGGCCGAGGGCCGCCCTCATGTCATCCCACTGGGTTCTGGCTGA
- a CDS encoding glycosyltransferase — protein sequence MRVLLSTYGSRGDVEPLVGLAVRLRELGAKVRVCAPPDEDFARRLGDVDVSLVPVSQSARAWAKAAPPASGLPRHAAEVIAGQFEAITPVAEGCDVLMATGMMPAAAGALSVAELLGIPSVSVTFQQLTLPAPHREPLAYPGRPFPPEVTDNRVLWDLDARNIDALFGEALNTNRAVAGLPLVDNVRDYVVGDRPWLATDPVLDPWRETPDLDVVQTGAWILPDERPLPSDLVAFLDAGEPPVFVSFGSMPMHASGDAAEVAVEAVREQGRRIVIGRGWADLTPVDGDDDCFIVGEVNHQALFARVAAVVHHGGAGTTTTATHAGAPQVVVPQLADQPYWAGRVAELGIGVAHDGPVPARESLAAALKTALSPETRARATTVAATIRDDGATVAAKLLLDAAENHIG from the coding sequence GTGCGCGTGTTGTTGTCGACGTATGGGTCGCGAGGGGACGTCGAGCCATTGGTGGGGCTCGCGGTCCGGCTGCGGGAACTCGGTGCAAAGGTGCGCGTCTGCGCGCCGCCGGACGAGGATTTCGCGCGGCGGTTGGGAGACGTGGACGTATCGCTGGTGCCCGTCAGCCAGTCGGCGCGGGCGTGGGCGAAGGCTGCCCCACCCGCGTCCGGCCTGCCTCGCCACGCTGCCGAGGTGATCGCGGGGCAGTTCGAGGCGATCACCCCGGTCGCCGAGGGGTGCGACGTTCTCATGGCGACCGGAATGATGCCAGCCGCGGCCGGCGCGCTTTCGGTGGCCGAACTGCTGGGTATCCCTTCGGTGTCCGTGACCTTCCAGCAACTCACCCTGCCTGCGCCGCACCGCGAGCCGCTGGCCTATCCGGGGCGGCCGTTCCCTCCTGAGGTGACCGACAACCGGGTGCTGTGGGACCTGGACGCCCGCAACATCGACGCGCTGTTCGGTGAAGCGCTCAACACGAACAGGGCCGTGGCGGGCCTTCCCCTGGTGGACAACGTCCGCGACTACGTCGTCGGCGACCGGCCGTGGCTGGCGACCGATCCGGTACTGGATCCGTGGCGGGAGACGCCTGACCTGGACGTCGTTCAGACCGGCGCGTGGATCCTGCCGGACGAACGCCCGCTCCCCTCCGATCTGGTGGCGTTCCTCGACGCGGGCGAGCCTCCGGTGTTCGTCAGCTTCGGCAGCATGCCGATGCACGCCTCGGGCGATGCCGCCGAGGTGGCCGTCGAGGCGGTCCGCGAGCAGGGCCGCCGCATCGTCATCGGGCGCGGCTGGGCCGACCTCACCCCGGTCGACGGCGACGACGACTGCTTCATCGTCGGCGAGGTCAACCATCAGGCGCTCTTCGCCAGGGTGGCCGCCGTCGTGCACCACGGCGGCGCGGGCACCACGACCACCGCCACCCACGCCGGTGCCCCCCAGGTGGTGGTTCCCCAGTTGGCTGACCAGCCTTACTGGGCCGGTCGCGTCGCCGAGCTCGGCATCGGCGTGGCGCACGACGGCCCCGTCCCTGCCCGCGAATCCCTTGCCGCCGCGCTCAAGACGGCCCTGAGCCCCGAGACCCGAGCCCGTGCGACCACCGTCGCCGCCACGATCCGTGACGACGGAGCGACGGTTGCCGCGAAGCTGCTGCTCGACGCGGCCGAGAACCACATTGGTTGA
- a CDS encoding MFS transporter, with protein MSQASEQPKGMGRVVAASFMGTTIEYYDFFIYGTAAALVFPQIFFPALGPAAGTAASFATFGVAFLARPLGGLVFGQMGDRIGRKTTLVTTMLVMGIATVLIGLLPSGDTIGLFAPIALIVLRFLQGLAVGGEWSSAALFVVEHAPQGKRGWYSLAQTLGTTFGLLLATLTFLITGLTMSDASFLSWGWRVPFVLSALLVAVGLWVRLGVTDTPVFKDAMAKARDAKATKAPVRELFAKQGREVFLASGSVLMWLSFFYMGAVYLTNYGTAVLGLSKNSMLTIQFIAIAGCIAGQVIGARLSDKIGRRRILMLGNGSAVVWAFVLFPLVDSAVVWLVGVALTVTLFVVGLSNGSTTVFLPETFRTSYRSTGTGVSFNIGSVVAGAIPPIIAAPILASHGSIGLSIMLAVLAAVALVSVIFMRETSKNSLYEAHDEAKAPAATPPVTN; from the coding sequence ATGTCGCAAGCATCTGAACAACCCAAGGGCATGGGGCGAGTGGTCGCGGCCTCGTTCATGGGAACAACGATCGAGTACTACGACTTCTTCATCTACGGGACAGCGGCCGCCCTCGTTTTTCCGCAGATCTTCTTTCCCGCGCTCGGGCCGGCGGCGGGGACCGCGGCATCGTTCGCCACCTTCGGGGTCGCGTTCCTCGCCCGCCCCCTCGGCGGCCTGGTCTTCGGGCAGATGGGCGACCGGATCGGACGCAAGACGACCCTGGTCACCACGATGCTCGTGATGGGCATCGCGACCGTGCTGATCGGTCTCCTGCCCTCCGGCGACACCATCGGCCTTTTCGCCCCCATCGCGCTGATCGTGCTGCGCTTCCTTCAGGGGCTCGCCGTCGGCGGTGAATGGAGCAGTGCCGCGCTCTTCGTCGTCGAACACGCGCCTCAGGGCAAGCGGGGCTGGTACTCACTCGCCCAGACGCTCGGGACCACCTTCGGCCTGCTGCTGGCCACGCTCACCTTCCTCATCACCGGGCTCACCATGTCCGACGCGTCGTTCCTCTCCTGGGGCTGGCGAGTGCCCTTCGTGCTGAGCGCGTTACTGGTCGCGGTCGGCCTATGGGTCCGGCTCGGCGTCACGGACACACCCGTCTTCAAGGACGCCATGGCCAAGGCCCGCGACGCCAAGGCAACCAAGGCCCCGGTCCGCGAACTGTTCGCCAAGCAGGGCCGCGAGGTTTTCCTCGCCTCGGGCTCCGTCCTCATGTGGCTGTCGTTCTTCTACATGGGCGCGGTCTACCTGACGAACTACGGCACCGCCGTGCTGGGGCTTTCCAAGAACAGCATGCTCACCATCCAGTTCATCGCGATCGCCGGATGCATCGCGGGCCAGGTCATCGGCGCGCGCCTCTCGGACAAGATCGGCCGCAGAAGGATCCTCATGCTCGGCAACGGATCCGCCGTCGTGTGGGCATTCGTGCTGTTCCCTCTGGTCGACTCCGCCGTGGTGTGGCTCGTCGGCGTCGCCCTGACGGTGACTCTCTTCGTCGTCGGGCTGTCGAACGGCTCGACGACGGTGTTCCTGCCCGAGACCTTCCGCACCTCCTACCGCAGCACCGGCACCGGGGTGTCCTTCAACATCGGCAGCGTCGTCGCGGGAGCGATCCCGCCGATCATCGCGGCCCCGATTCTCGCCAGCCACGGGAGTATCGGGCTGTCGATCATGCTCGCCGTGCTCGCGGCCGTCGCACTCGTTTCCGTGATCTTCATGCGCGAGACGAGCAAGAATTCGCTGTACGAGGCGCACGACGAGGCCAAGGCACCGGCGGCGACGCCTCCCGTCACGAACTGA